TACTGCTGCAACAGAGGTTCCATAATAGCGGTGGCCTGGTCGTACTGGCCCATATCGGCCAGTATGTTGGCTTTTTTCAACAGGAAACGTGCATTGGCGGGATGCTGTTGTAAGGCCTGGTCCAGGACCGTTACTGCCTGCGCGGGTTTTTTCTGCAGCAGGTAGGTATTGGCCAGCAGGTCCGGCGCGGCGGTATCGGCAGGGGTGACGCGTAGGGCATTTTCGAATGCCGTGAGCGCTTCCGGGTATTGTTGTTGTACGAGATATTCGCGGCCGCTGGCAAGATAGAGCCGGCCGAGGCGTTCACGTTCGGCGGTGTTGCCGGGTTGCCGTTGTAGCAGCTTTTCAGAGATCATGGCGGCCTCTGTGTACTTGCGGTCGCTCTCCAGCATGTCTGCCTTCAGGCCCAGCAGCCGGGCGTCATCAGGATGGCTTTTCAGGCCAAGGTTGATCCAGTTGAGCGCTTCGCGGTAGGCGCCACGTGACACGCTCAGGCCGATCAGCTTCTGCAGGGCGTCCTGGTTGCCGGGATTTTTTTCGAGTATGCTGGCATACAGTGCGTATGGGTCGGTGTTGGTATAATAGGCGGCAGCTTCCATGCGTAGGGGCACCTGCTGGCTGCGGGCCCTGGTGTCTCCCGGAAAACGTTTGATGATATTTTCCAGGAGGCTTATAGCTTCGGGATAACGGTGCAGCTCATGCAGCATCTCCAGTTTGGCCATCAGCAGATCGTAGGAGTTGGGATGGGTGGCCAGTTCGGCTTCTATCCGTTCCAGGGCGGCGTTGTAGTTATTGTTGCGTATGTCCATGCCCGTGAGTGCCTGCCTTGCCTCCTGGTTGGATGGGTCGGTCATCAGTGCCTTTTCGTAGTTGTCACGGGCGAGGTTGTTGTAATTATTTTTACGGAAGTAGCTGCCTGCCAGCAGAAAATGGCCTGTCACGGCCTTCTGCACGGTGGTGTCGGCGCCATACCTGTCCAGCAGGGTATTGGCGTAATTGCTGCCCTGGTAGAATTTGCGGGCTTCGTCCATGACACCTAGTTTCTTCAGCATAAATTCCCGGTCGCCGTTGAAATACCCCAGCGCCATATCTGCATAACATTCGGCTTCCTCGTATTGTTTTTGGGCCAGTTCAATATTGATGGCATAGAGATAGGCATCGCGGTAGCGGGGAGCGGTGGTCAGCACCTGCCGGATATATTTGCGGGCGCTGTCATGTTGCCCGGTGAGTTGATAGAGCCTGCCCAGCAGCAGCTGCTGGTCCACAAAATCGGGTTGCAGGTCCAGCGCCTGCCGGGAAAGACGGATGGCTTCCGGATACTGCCTGGCCCGCATGGCTTTTACGGCGTCGTCATAAACCGACTCGGCTGCCCGGCCTTTGTTTTTGTTTTGTGCCATGCCCGGCAGAACAGCTGCGGTAGCGGTTATCAGTAAAACATATTTCAACACGGATGTCCTCATCTATAGAAAAAATTTGTACTAAGCGTTTGCGGTTTTCTTTTTGCCAAAGCCCTGTCGCTGCATATTGCCCCAGGAGTGTTTTTTGCCGGTCAGGAAATAATAATATCCTCTCAGAGCGAAAAAGACGATCAGCGGGTGATAAAACAACGGCTCCAGGAAAGCCATCAGGGCCAGTCCTATCACTTCCCGCCAGGTTTTATAATAATGATAGGTCATATGGTCCCACCAGATGGCCAGCGTGGTGATCATCACAGAATACAGGTATACAAAAGACAATAATACCAGTGCATAATGCCAGTTGATCTGGCCGGTAATGATCAGGTAGATATAAAACAGGATACCGGTGAACTCAATGATGGGCGCTAAGAATTCAAAAAGGAGGTTATAGGGAAGCACCACCAGCCCCAGTTGTTTGTACCGCGGATGAAACAGCACCCTGCGGTGCATAGTGATGATCTCGGCAAGGCCGCGGCCCCAGCGGGTACGCTGCCGGCTGAAGACTTTCAGGGTGGGAGGCCCTTCTGTCCAGCATTGCGAGGTAGGTATATACCGGATGGCGTATTTCAGCTTGTTGTCGATCATGTACGTACACATACGGGTAACGATGTCCATATCTTCTGCGAACGACTGGCTGTCATAGCCGCCGGCTTTGATGGCTATTTCCTTGTCGAACAGCCCGAGGCCGCCGGACACGTTGGGTACGCAGTTGATAAGGCTCCAGCCCATTTTACCGAGTACGTAGGCGCGGATATACTCCATCTCCTGGAAGCGTGGCAGCCATTGGCGTGGTGGCCTTACCCGGGTAATCACGCCTTCGTCCACCTCACAGGAATTGGCCAGCCGCAGCGTGGCGCCGGAGGCAATTACCCGCACGCTGTCTTCCTCGAAATGTACGTAACCACATTCGGGACAGGGCTCGCCTACGGCCTTGACCCGCTGGTGCTCTTCGTCCATAAAGGGTTTGATCAAACGTAACAGGGTATCTTTCTCCAGGATACTGTCTACATCGGTGCAAAGAAAATAATTATAGGCGGCGGCATTGATACCGGCATTGGACGCATCCGCCTTGCTTTTACCATTTACTTTATCGATGACAAGCAGCTTGTCGTAAACATTATTGACCGACTTAAAGACACGTTTGACAGGCTGGGACTTGATCCGCTCGTTATAGGCGAAGTCCACTTCCTGTAACTCAAATTCGCTGATCAGTTTCTCCAATGTGTCATCAGTACTGCCATCATTGATGATGATCACTTCATATTTGGGATACACCAGCGTGAGCAACGAGCGTACGTTGGAGATGATGGTCACGCCTTCGTTGTAGGCCGGCGCAATAACGGAGATGCCGGGCGCCAGCGGGGAGTCCAGCATTTTCGTATAGTCGACATAGCTGGTCGTACGCTGGAAACGCCGGATGCCCCGCAACGACAGCAGGGCGAGCAAGGCATACATCAGCAGCATCACGCAGCCGAAAACAAATACGAAGCCTTCATAGAAATTTTTGAACCATTCCACTATATCGATAATTTAAAATCTGATTATTGGGCAGCTGCCTGCTGCTTGAAGCCACGACGCTGCATATTGCCCCAGCTGCTCTTTTTCCCGGTAAGGAAATAGAAATATCCCCGTAACGAAAAAAACACGATCAGCGGATGATAGATAAACATTTCCATCAGCGGTGTGGCACAGAGATATATCACTTCCCGCCAGCTCTTGTAGTACCGGAAGGTAAGCTGGTCCCACAGGATGGCGAGCGTGGTGATCATCACGGAATAAGTATATATAAATAACAGCAGCAACAGCGCTGTGGGCCAGTTGATAAGCCCCAGTATGGCGCCGGTGAGATAAAACACGATACCAACAGCTTCTACTAAAGGCGCCAGCAATTCAAAAAAGAAGTTGTAGGGAAAGATGATCATGCCCATGCGGCCATAACGTGGGTTAAGGAACATGCTGAAGTGGGCATGCATCAGCTGGGCAAGCCCTCTGGCCCAACGGGTACGCTGCCTCCCGAAAATGCGGACGGTCACCGGCGCTTCCGTCCAGCAGAGCGTACGGGGCACATACCGGATAGCATAGTCGATCTTGTTGTCACTGGCGTAGCGGCACATGCGGGTCATCAGCTCCATGTCTTCCCCGAAAGAACTGAAGTCATACCCGCCGCTGCGAATGGCCACCTCTTTGTCAAA
This window of the Chitinophaga varians genome carries:
- a CDS encoding tetratricopeptide repeat protein; amino-acid sequence: MRTSVLKYVLLITATAAVLPGMAQNKNKGRAAESVYDDAVKAMRARQYPEAIRLSRQALDLQPDFVDQQLLLGRLYQLTGQHDSARKYIRQVLTTAPRYRDAYLYAINIELAQKQYEEAECYADMALGYFNGDREFMLKKLGVMDEARKFYQGSNYANTLLDRYGADTTVQKAVTGHFLLAGSYFRKNNYNNLARDNYEKALMTDPSNQEARQALTGMDIRNNNYNAALERIEAELATHPNSYDLLMAKLEMLHELHRYPEAISLLENIIKRFPGDTRARSQQVPLRMEAAAYYTNTDPYALYASILEKNPGNQDALQKLIGLSVSRGAYREALNWINLGLKSHPDDARLLGLKADMLESDRKYTEAAMISEKLLQRQPGNTAERERLGRLYLASGREYLVQQQYPEALTAFENALRVTPADTAAPDLLANTYLLQKKPAQAVTVLDQALQQHPANARFLLKKANILADMGQYDQATAIMEPLLQQYPVNTQYSSLLQDIHLSAGRILMQHEEYEQAKRQFQAVLALQPGQPEALQYLINAESAMQQPDSALARLDQALQQDPHNRELLFKKAGILSTQHQYAAAGAILDSLRQQYPFTVKYRNAYTDNLLAAGTTAQRRQQPDSALQTFRQVLAINRKDSAALLYTINLYNGKGAYDSALVYADQGLRYYPDNAAFLEKRVVTLENKKDYSAASLAADSLLRYSNTTAHTDYADYLRSKTLKNQFGLFFLRSSYDYGTSRWYNIATAEYRHFMKRGSYAARLNYGGRTEGTGVMGEAELYYTHNRRNYSYALASYANSDVFPTARLAYSLFHTFGKSIEAELGARYLKADTSNIYSGVVSVANRFNDFYVNLRAYFISDQPHFYTSFNLTTRYYMNRDQDYLLLVAGLGTSPDDRSRLVQFPQLAGLLTRSVGTGYQKTIRYRTTLGLYGTWINQKISPTIFQNQYDIFVTVQRKF
- a CDS encoding glycosyltransferase family 2 protein; translated protein: MEWFKNFYEGFVFVFGCVMLLMYALLALLSLRGIRRFQRTTSYVDYTKMLDSPLAPGISVIAPAYNEGVTIISNVRSLLTLVYPKYEVIIINDGSTDDTLEKLISEFELQEVDFAYNERIKSQPVKRVFKSVNNVYDKLLVIDKVNGKSKADASNAGINAAAYNYFLCTDVDSILEKDTLLRLIKPFMDEEHQRVKAVGEPCPECGYVHFEEDSVRVIASGATLRLANSCEVDEGVITRVRPPRQWLPRFQEMEYIRAYVLGKMGWSLINCVPNVSGGLGLFDKEIAIKAGGYDSQSFAEDMDIVTRMCTYMIDNKLKYAIRYIPTSQCWTEGPPTLKVFSRQRTRWGRGLAEIITMHRRVLFHPRYKQLGLVVLPYNLLFEFLAPIIEFTGILFYIYLIITGQINWHYALVLLSFVYLYSVMITTLAIWWDHMTYHYYKTWREVIGLALMAFLEPLFYHPLIVFFALRGYYYFLTGKKHSWGNMQRQGFGKKKTANA